Part of the Labrus bergylta chromosome 19, fLabBer1.1, whole genome shotgun sequence genome, ttatttagattcatttagattatattcatttagattatatttatttagattatatttatttagattcatttagattatatttatttagattatatttatttagattcatttagattatatttatttagattatatttatttagattagattcatttagattcatttagattatattcatttagattatatttatttagattatatttatttagattatatttatttagattcatttagattatatttatttagattatatttatttagattcatttagattatattcatttagattatatttatttagattcatttagattatatttatttagattatatttatttagattcatttagattagattcatttagattatattcatttagattatattcatttagattatatttatttagattcatttagattatattaatttagattatattcatttagattatatttatttagattcatttagattatattcatttagattatattcatttagattagattcatttagattatattcatttagattatatttatttagattatattcatttagattatattcatttagattatattcatttagattatattcatttagattcatttagattagattcatttagattatattcatttagattagattcatttagattcatttagattagattcatttagatgaATGTGATGACGGTGTGTCTGTCTCATAATAAACTCTTTAAATGAATGACTTTCTGCTCAGTGTCGCTCAGActaaagaagtcatttaaagatttaatctCAGCCTCTGAGAAGTTGTGATGgacttgtttgactttttattgacatttaacagattcaaacatttattgattgatttaaaaaaagcatcatcaataataacaaGAATAATGAGTTAACGCTCTAAATATGTGGTATGAAACATATTGGATTGTATGAACTGGACCGTACTGATGTTCAGGTTCCATCCCAGATTCTACATGTGAATTATAAATCTAGATTAAATGAGATGAATGAAACTTGAACAGTGTTTGTACGCCATGATTCACTCATCAGGCTGAACAGTTCAGTCCATTCATTGATGAGATGATCCACAGAAAATGAAGGGACAATCATTTTGATCATGGACTCATTATTTCAGTCTCTTGAATCCAAAaggtccaaaatgttttttccagtTTGTCAAATATGACAATTAGCTGCTTTGATCAGTTTGATATGATTGTAAATGAAACAGCGTTCAGTGTTATTCTGGAGCTGTTTGAAAAGTTCACCTTATTCTTTGTTGACGTTTCAAAAGAAGTGGTTGGTTCATGAATCAATCCAAATAATGTGATCATGAATCTTTATTCTGAGCTCTTCATAAAAAGTCCAAGTACACATTAGATGAGATGATCTCCACTGTTCTGACCTCAGTGTTGGCTCGTCCTCTCAGGCAgcatcaaacaaacatctgcagctgGAAACAGCTGTTGTTAGTGttgaatgattgacagatggatgaagcaaTCAGGACGCACAGACTGTCTCCCAGTCTCCATACTGGTCCTGGTGGTCTCTGCCTTATTGTGAGCAGCTGTAGTAACACACTGCTGAACTCTGTGAGGGCCGAGCAGGAGGAGTCTACAGACTGATCCTGGACTGAGACTCTCCTTCAGAGGAAACTTGGAGAACAGCTCGGGACAGTCGAGTGTGTGGTTTCTCACAGGACGAGCGAAATGTTGGACTGATCTACAGAGAGTCCACGTTCAGTCCAGGACCAGTTTAATCTGAGTCTGCTAGTCAGGACTacaactcagagagagagagagactcagtgtgtctctgatggaataataaaggatttaaactatacctctctctctctctctctctctctattcctccctctctctctctctctctctctccttccctctccctctctctctctctctctctctctcaggtgttcacaTTACCCAGAGGATGTACGGCTGTGAGTGGGATGATGAGACTGGAGATGTTAATGGTTATTATCAAGATGGTTATGATGGAGAAGACTTCATAGTTCTGGACACGAAGACATGGACGTGGGTCGCTCCACAACAACAGGCTGTCACCACCAAACAGAAGTTGGATAAAGACAAAGCTCAGTTAGAGTATCTTAAGAACTACTTCAACAAGGAGTGTCCTGACTGGCTGAAGAAGTATGTGAACTATGGGAGGAGCTCTCTGATGAGAACAGGTAGGATCAAATGACCTGATGGAGTTGAATTCTGACAatgttcatcttcttcttttcttgtttatcttgtaattgaacaataaatatttcacaCATGTTTCTATCACACAtgctctgtcttcatctttaaGCTTCCCCTTACCTTTCCCTTCATGTtagatctctttctctctgctgctcatcgctctctctcaaagtttctctgtgtttttattgtactttctctctctcctcttcttcttcttcatcaatccatctgaacccccctcacctctcttcttctgtttcttcccctctgaccctctcttctttgaattatactttaataaggttgattttcattgttgactcactggattttaaagtccctttttttcccagtacatttaaaaagtgtcatcaaacatgagttgtaacagtatttaagAGTAAATCCTGATAAAGAAACTCTaatctgtcttcctgtttgtcctccAGACCTCCCCACAGTGTCTCTCCTCCAGAAGACTCCCTCCTCTCGGGTCACCTGCCACGCTACAGGTTTCTACCCCAACAGAGCCATGATGTTCTggaggaaagatggagaggagctTCACGAGGACGTGGACAAGGGAGAGATCCTCCCCAACCACGACGGCTCCTTCCAGATCAGCGCTGACCTTCAACTGCCCTCTGATGACTGGGGGAAGTACgactgtgtgtttcagctctctGGTGTGAAGGAGGACATCGTCACCAAACTGGACAAACGAGAGATCAAGACCAACTACGGTAAGACCTCGATGAGAAGTGATGAAAGAGAGGATTTGACTGTAACAGTCGTGTGATGGAGGGAAAGTTTAGttgtgactttttctttctttcaaactcttcaaattgtaaaagtattcagaaaaagagtttaaaggTTTGGATCAggatgaaacaaacacagagatctTTAAAGAGATTATTAATGGACAGaatcgttttgttttttaccgtCTGTCCGCTCGTTACCACAGTGCAGCCGCATTAAcctttaaattactttaaatcaataataTTGAGAAAAAAGGGTTTGAATGTAATCGTTAGCGGTTACCATTGTGCCACAATCAAACATggaaataaaagacataaaggtgaagggaaaaaacaactacatgtagaaaatgaatcaaaggTACAGTGATGAAGACGAGCTAACTGACAGAAGGAGAAACTTTGTCTTTAATGAACCTTTAACCTGTTTGATCACAggttgtgtgactgtgtgttgtttgtgttcaacaGTGAATCCCATCTACATGATCATTGTCATCATCCCTGTTGTTCTCCTTCTTGTAACCATCGTCTGTGTGGCTGGATTCTGCCTGTATAAGAAGAGAAATGGTGAGAGAGCAAAgtggaaacattcaaacatgttttttatatttacatctgGTGAATAGTTCTCTTGAGGGGACCTTAAATAACCTTCAATGAAATAAATCtagaacaatctttttttttctgtttcagcccAACGCCCTCCATTCCGTAAGTAGAACttgattttattatattaagtTTGACCTTAAATGAACTCTGTAAATGAAAAAGGGTTTCTGGAGTGTTTTCTGGTGTAAATGATGGTTTCAGAGTCGGATGtgtgctaacattgtgtttctgATCTTACAGCGGTAAACGACCCGGCTGTGCAACAAGTGATGCTTCAGAATCAAAATacctaaaagacaaagagaggacCCTGAACCCAGTGAGTTACATGAAATAAGCCTTTAAT contains:
- the LOC109979012 gene encoding major histocompatibility complex class I-related gene protein-like isoform X8 — encoded protein: MKTLVFVSLVGLFLHDTTAEMHSMKYFYTASSEVTNFPEFVIVGMVDDFQTDYYDSNIKRTEPKQDWMKKVTEDRADYWEVETEKLKGAQQRFKVNLDTLKRRFNQTGGVHITQRMYGCEWDDETGDVNGYYQDGYDGEDFIVLDTKTWTWVAPQQQAVTTKQKLDKDKAQLEYLKNYFNKECPDWLKKYVNYGRSSLMRTDLPTVSLLQKTPSSRVTCHATGFYPNRAMMFWRKDGEELHEDVDKGEILPNHDGSFQISADLQLPSDDWGKYDCVFQLSGVKEDIVTKLDKREIKTNYVNPIYMIIVIIPVVLLLVTIVCVAGFCLYKKRNAVNDPAVQQVMLQNQNT